Part of the Nitrosophilus alvini genome, AGAATAATAAAATATGCCAATCGCCACTTTTGCAGGATGACCGGATATGAGAGTGAAGAGCTTAAAAAGAAAAGTATTTACAGGATATATCATTCAGATTTTCCCGACAAAATAGACAATGATCTTTGGAAGACTGTCAACTCAAAAGAGATGTGGCTCGGTGAAATACAGTTGTTTTCAAAAGACAGGAACAAAATATGGGTATTTACAAGAGTTTTGCCTGTAACAGATGCTAGCGGTAAAATAATGGAGTATGTATTTGTCAGTAATAATATAACCAAGTTGAAACTGACGGAAATGGAGCTTATAAAAGCAAAAGAAGAGGCTGAGATAGAGAGAACCAAAGCGATGAGAGCCAATGAGGCAAAATCGCTTTTATTTGCCTCTATTACTCACGATTTGAGAACCCCTTTGAATGCAATTATAGGATACTCTGATCTTATTTTAGATGAGAGACTTGGAGAGAAGGAGAAAAAAGAGTCTATTGAAAATATAAGATTTTCAGCGGAGACATTAAGAGAACTGGTAGATGACATTCTTGATTATTCGCAGTTTGAAAAAGGTATGGTAGAGCTTGAAAATGTGGAATTTGATATCAATGAACTGATAAAAAATGTTCATACATCTCTTAAAAGCCTTGCAGATATGAAAAATCTGGAGTTTATATGCGAATTTGACAGTTTTGAGTCCGCACTGTTAGGTGATGCGAAAAGGCTTAGACAGGTTCTTATCAATCTGCTTGGAAATGCCGTTAAATATACCCGTAAAGGACATATAAAATTTAAAGTTAAAAAAGAGAAGGAAGATAAAGGGCAAATAAAGATATATTTTGAAATTGAAGACACGGGTATAGGCATACAAAAAGATAAACTGGATGCTATTTTTGATGAATTTGTAAGAGTGGAAACGGTAAGAAACAGTTACGCCGGAACCGGTTTAGGATTGTATGTATCTAAAAAAATAATCGAACTTTACGGCGGCAAAATTAAAGCTGAGAGTAAAGAAGGAGAGGGAAGCCGCTTCTATTTTTCTTTGAACTTCAAAAAGTCAAAAACTGTGCCTTTTAATCCTGAGTTTAATATAAGCGGAAGCCTCGAAAGCCCGTATACAGTTTTGCTGATAGATAGAGATGAGCTTCATAAAGCGCTTCTTTCGATTGGATTGAGGGATTATAGGATAAGATATGCATACGATGTAGATGAGGTTATGAAGATACTTGAAAATGAGAAAATCGATATTGTTCTGAGTGAAATAAAATTACCCAATATAAGCGGTGTGGAGCTAATGGAGAAAATAAAAGAGAAGTATAAATACCTGCCCGTTTTTGCCGTAACAGGCTTTGTTGAGTCAACAGATGCTCACAAAGAGTATCTGAAAATGGGTTTTGACGGTTATATGCCGAAACCTGTAAGGATTTCAAAACTGAAAAATATGATAAAAGAGCACCTTGAAAGAGATATTTGATTGAACCCTCCGAGTCTGTCTGGAGGGTTTAGTAGTTCACAGCTACTTTGTAGGTAGGATCGTCCTCTTCATATGTACAGAAGGGTCCTGCCTCTTTTAGCATCTTTTTGCAATCTTCGCTAAGGTGTCTCAGGGTCAGTTTTTTTCCTGCTTCTTTATATTTTTTTGTCATTTTATCAACGGCCTCCACGCCTGACTGGTCCATAACTCTTGCATTTTTAAAGTCGATAACCACTTTTTCTGGATCGTTACTCACATCAAACTGTTCGTTGAAAGATGTAATTGATCCAAAAAAGAGAGGTCCATCCAGTTCATAAACCTTTGTTCCGTCTTTTTCTATGGATGATCTGGAATATATTTTTGCGTGCTTCCATGCAAATACTAAAGCAGATATGATAACACCGGTTATAACAGCAATAGCAAGGTCAGCATAAACGGTAATTATTGTAGTAGTTAGCATAACAAAAATGTCTTCTTTTGGCATATATTTAAGATGACCGAAGCTGCTCCATTCAAATGTGGCAATACTTACCATGAACATAATACCCACAAGAGCCGCAACAGGAATATAGGATATATACCCTGAAAGTGCAACGACGAAAGATATAAGCAGCAGTGCCGCCACAACACCCGAAAGTCTGCCGAGTCCTCCCGACGTAAAGTTGATGATTGACTGGCCTATCATCGCACATCCGGCCATTGCTCCAAACATTCCGCAGGTACAGTTCCCGACGCCCTGTGCTATACATTCTCTGTTTCCGCTGCCTCTGGTTCCGCTCATCTCATCAAGAACCGAAAGGGTAAGAAGTGATTCGATGAGTCCTACAGCTGCAATTATAAAAGAGTAGGGGAGTATTATCATAAGTGTTTCAAGATTCAGGGGTGCAGAAGGGATATGAAAAGCCGGAAATCCGCCGCTGATATCTGCAAGGTCTCCTATCGTTTTTGTATCGAGTTTGAAAATGAGAACAATTGCCGTTATTGCAACTATCGCACCCAAAGATGCAGGGATGGCTTTTGTAAATTTCGGTAGGAAATACATAATAGCCATAGTAGAGGCAACAAGAAGATAGATTATCCAGTTCTCATTTTTGAACAGAGGAAACTGTGCCATAGCAATAACTATAGCCAGGCCGTTTACAAAACCGTACAGTGCCGGTTGAGGAACAAGACGGATGAACTTTCCCAGTTTAAACAGACCCACCAGTATCTGGATTATACCTGCAAGGATTGTTGCCCATAGCATATATTCCAGTCCGTGCTGCATAACAAGGTCAACAAGAACTATGGCGACTGCACCTGTCGCTCCGCTTATCATTCCAGGTTTTCCTCCGATAAGAGCAGTAACGAGACCTAATATAAATGCCGTATAAAGACCTACCAGCGGACTTACACCGGCTATGATGGAAAATGCTATCGCTTCGGGTACAAGAGCGATAGCTACAACGGAGCCTGAAAGAACGTCATTTTTTATATTTACAGTAGAATAGTTTTTGAGATTGAACAATTTTTATATCCTTTGCCATTTAAAATGATCTGTTTGGTTCAAAAATGCGGGCGATTATATCCAAAAATAGGAAATATAACGACAAGAAAAGAATATTAGTGAAAAATCTTCAGTTTGTCGGAGCTTTTCTCCAAAGCCCGGGGGCTTTAGAGATTTTTCAAGGAGTCCAGCTCTTTGCTGATTTTCAGAAGTTTCTCTTCGGTTTCGGCTTTTAATTTTTTGTTTTGTTCAACAACCTCTTTGGGCGCATTTTCTACAAACTTTTTGTTGTTCAGCATTCCTTCTAGTTTTGCGAGCTCTTTTTCAAGTTTCGCTTTCTGCTTTTCAAGCCTTTCTATGATAGGAGAGAGAACAACGTTTTGGGTAGGAATGAAAACTTCAAGATTATCGCTGACATCGGCTACGGCTTTTTCGATCTTGTTTTGGGTAAATTCAATATCTTCTACTTTTGCAAGCTTTTGTATGTAAGGCTTTGCAAGCTCTTCATCTATTTTTGCAGATAGTTTTACATAAGCTTTTGGAATCTTTTTATTGGCTATATCTATAAGTGCTTTTGCTCTTCTGATAGAAACGATGGATTCGGTAATTATAGAGAAGATATTTTCTATCTCTTCATCTCTTTCAATGTTTGCAGGATATTTTTTTACCATAATGGATCCATCGTTTTCAAGAGAAGTTGCAGAGAGCATATGATAAAGATATTCGCTGATAAACGGCATGAAAGGGTGTAGCAGTTTCATGGCCTCTTTATATACAGCACCAAGTTCCCTGATGCTCTCTTTGTCCACTTTGCTCAGCTCTATCCCCCAGTCGCAGAATTCTCCCCACAGAAATCTATAAAGTGCCGTAGCAGCGTCATTAAATCTGTAGGTTTCAAGATTTTCCCTGACCTCTTTTACGGCTGAGCCGAGACGGCTTTTCATATATCTTCCAAGCGGTGTTGAGAGTTCTATATTTTCAAGGTCTTCAAAATTATCATAGTTTAGCATCAAAAATCTGGCAGCATTGAAGAGTTTATTCGTAAAGTTTCTTGACTGCTCCAGTTTTTCACGGCTGAGTTTTATATCACGCCCTTGAACGGCCAGAACGGCAAGTGTAAACCTGAGAGCGTCAGCGCTGTATTCGTTTATCGTATCGATGGGATCTATAACATTGCCTTTCGATTTACTCATTTTCTGCCCATGCTCGTCTCTGACAAGAGCGTGCAGATATATATCTCTAAAGGGAAGTTCACCCATAAAGTGGTTACCCATCATTATCATTCTGGCAACCCAGAAAAATAGTATGTCAAAACCTGTTATAAGCAAAGAGTTCGGATAGAACTCTTCTAGATCCTTTTCAAACCATTTTACACCCTTGCCCCACTCTTTGTTGCCCCATCCGAGAGTAGAGAAAGGCCAAAGAGCGGAGCTGAACCAGGTATCGAGAACATCCGGATCCTGAGTAAAATTTTTTGAGCCGCATTTTGGGCAAACTTGCGGGTTTTCATTCTCGTCTGCCCATTCATGGCCGCAATCTTTGCAGTAAAATACAGGGATTCTGTGTCCCCACCACAGCTGTCTGGATATACACCAGTCTCTAAGATCCTTCATCCAGGCGTTGAAACTGTTTATCCAGTGGCTGGGGAAAAACTTGGCTTCGCCTCTATTTACTTTTTCCACAGCACTTTTGGCAATCTCTTTTTTTACAAACCACTGTTTAGAGATATAAGGTTCAACCACATTGTGGCATCTGTAACAGTGTCCGACCTGATGCCTGTAATCTTCTATTTTTTCAATAAATCCCTCATCTTGAAGTTTCTTGACTATTTTTTCTCTGGCTTCCAGTCTCTCTAGTCCGGCAAATTCGCCTGCATATTCGTTGAGAATTCCCTTTTCGTCGAAAATGGTAATAAATTCAAGGTTATGTCTTTTTCCCACTTCGTAATCATTCGGGTCGTGTGCAGGCGTAACTTTTACCGCTCCGGTTCCGAATTCCATATCAACATGCTCATCTGCTATTATGGGGATTTTTCTACCTATCAGAGGAAGGACAACTTTTTTGCCTATAAGATCTCTGTATCTTTCGTCATCGGGATTTACCATAACCGCAGTATCTCCGAAATAGGTTTCGGGACGTGTAGTGGCAACTACGATATATTCGTCGCTTCCGTCGATGTAGTATCTTATGTAGTATAGTTTTCCCTCATGCTCTTTGTATTCCACTTCGATATCACTAAGCGCGCCGTCATGTGTACACCAGTTGACCATGTAGTTGCCTCTGACAATGAGACCCTCATTGTATAGCTGTACAAAAGCCTTTCTTACGGCATTTTTAAGTCCCTCATCCATAGTAAAACGCTCTCTACTCCATGCAGGAGAGACCCCTAGGATTCTAAGCTGTTTTACTATCACTCCACCGCTGTGCTCTTTCCACTCCCATACTTTTTCAAGAAACTTTTCACGTCCAAGTTCCTCTTTGGTAATCCCTTCTTTAAGAAGCTGTTTTTCTACAACATTTTGTGTAGCGATTCCCGCATGATCGGTTCCCGGTTGCCAAAGAGTTTTAAAGCCGTCCATTCTTTTGTATCTGACAATGATATCTTGAAGAGTAAAAGTGAGGGCATGTCCGATGTGGAGTCTGCCGGTAACATTTGGAGGAGGCATCATGATAGAGAAATTTTTACCCTCTTTTTGAATATCTCTGTTTCCGTCTATCTCAAAATAGCCTCTTGATTCCCAGATTTTATAAAAATTTTTTTCTATCTCTTTGGGATTGTACCTGTTATCAATTGCCATTACGAAGATTCCTTGATTTAAATTTTGGCTGAATTATATCAAAGGGGTAGTAAAACCTCGTTTAAGATAAAAGTTAGAACTCTTTTTTATCAGTATAATAGAAAAGAGAGTGTAAAATTCGTTCAAAAAATCAAAAGGTACGCATGCCCTTATCGAAACTCAACCCGGAACAGTTTGAAGCTGCTACAGCACCTTTTGGCCAAAACCTTATAATAGCTTCTGCCGGAACCGGAAAAACGTCTACAATTGTTGGTAGGATCGCTTATCTTATAGAGAGTGGAATCCGGCCCGAAGATATACTGCTCCTTACATTCACCAACAAAGCTTCGGCTGAGATGATAAGCAGAATATCCGGATATTTCGGTAAATCCAAGGCTTCGAAAATAGAGGCCGGAACTTTTCACGCTGTCTCTTACAGATGGCTGAAAAAACTTGATGAAAAAGTTGTATTGAAGCAGCCTAAAGAATTGAAGACTCTTTTTAAAAGTGTTTATGAAAAGAGGGTGTTTCACCATATAGAGAGTGAAACAAAACCATATTCTGCCGCTTATCTTTTTGATATCTATTCTCTTTATCAAAATGTTGCACCCCAAAAGAGTTTTTCCGAGTGGCTTAGCAAAGACAAAGAGGAGCATAAAGCGTTTGGAGATATCTATGATGCAATCATTGATGACTATGAAAGTCTCA contains:
- a CDS encoding SulP family inorganic anion transporter, which translates into the protein MFNLKNYSTVNIKNDVLSGSVVAIALVPEAIAFSIIAGVSPLVGLYTAFILGLVTALIGGKPGMISGATGAVAIVLVDLVMQHGLEYMLWATILAGIIQILVGLFKLGKFIRLVPQPALYGFVNGLAIVIAMAQFPLFKNENWIIYLLVASTMAIMYFLPKFTKAIPASLGAIVAITAIVLIFKLDTKTIGDLADISGGFPAFHIPSAPLNLETLMIILPYSFIIAAVGLIESLLTLSVLDEMSGTRGSGNRECIAQGVGNCTCGMFGAMAGCAMIGQSIINFTSGGLGRLSGVVAALLLISFVVALSGYISYIPVAALVGIMFMVSIATFEWSSFGHLKYMPKEDIFVMLTTTIITVYADLAIAVITGVIISALVFAWKHAKIYSRSSIEKDGTKVYELDGPLFFGSITSFNEQFDVSNDPEKVVIDFKNARVMDQSGVEAVDKMTKKYKEAGKKLTLRHLSEDCKKMLKEAGPFCTYEEDDPTYKVAVNY
- a CDS encoding ATP-binding protein → MFEFSTIYYNNPIVEAANAFLVLDENRIIKYANRHFCRMTGYESEELKKKSIYRIYHSDFPDKIDNDLWKTVNSKEMWLGEIQLFSKDRNKIWVFTRVLPVTDASGKIMEYVFVSNNITKLKLTEMELIKAKEEAEIERTKAMRANEAKSLLFASITHDLRTPLNAIIGYSDLILDERLGEKEKKESIENIRFSAETLRELVDDILDYSQFEKGMVELENVEFDINELIKNVHTSLKSLADMKNLEFICEFDSFESALLGDAKRLRQVLINLLGNAVKYTRKGHIKFKVKKEKEDKGQIKIYFEIEDTGIGIQKDKLDAIFDEFVRVETVRNSYAGTGLGLYVSKKIIELYGGKIKAESKEGEGSRFYFSLNFKKSKTVPFNPEFNISGSLESPYTVLLIDRDELHKALLSIGLRDYRIRYAYDVDEVMKILENEKIDIVLSEIKLPNISGVELMEKIKEKYKYLPVFAVTGFVESTDAHKEYLKMGFDGYMPKPVRISKLKNMIKEHLERDI
- a CDS encoding valine--tRNA ligase, encoding MAIDNRYNPKEIEKNFYKIWESRGYFEIDGNRDIQKEGKNFSIMMPPPNVTGRLHIGHALTFTLQDIIVRYKRMDGFKTLWQPGTDHAGIATQNVVEKQLLKEGITKEELGREKFLEKVWEWKEHSGGVIVKQLRILGVSPAWSRERFTMDEGLKNAVRKAFVQLYNEGLIVRGNYMVNWCTHDGALSDIEVEYKEHEGKLYYIRYYIDGSDEYIVVATTRPETYFGDTAVMVNPDDERYRDLIGKKVVLPLIGRKIPIIADEHVDMEFGTGAVKVTPAHDPNDYEVGKRHNLEFITIFDEKGILNEYAGEFAGLERLEAREKIVKKLQDEGFIEKIEDYRHQVGHCYRCHNVVEPYISKQWFVKKEIAKSAVEKVNRGEAKFFPSHWINSFNAWMKDLRDWCISRQLWWGHRIPVFYCKDCGHEWADENENPQVCPKCGSKNFTQDPDVLDTWFSSALWPFSTLGWGNKEWGKGVKWFEKDLEEFYPNSLLITGFDILFFWVARMIMMGNHFMGELPFRDIYLHALVRDEHGQKMSKSKGNVIDPIDTINEYSADALRFTLAVLAVQGRDIKLSREKLEQSRNFTNKLFNAARFLMLNYDNFEDLENIELSTPLGRYMKSRLGSAVKEVRENLETYRFNDAATALYRFLWGEFCDWGIELSKVDKESIRELGAVYKEAMKLLHPFMPFISEYLYHMLSATSLENDGSIMVKKYPANIERDEEIENIFSIITESIVSIRRAKALIDIANKKIPKAYVKLSAKIDEELAKPYIQKLAKVEDIEFTQNKIEKAVADVSDNLEVFIPTQNVVLSPIIERLEKQKAKLEKELAKLEGMLNNKKFVENAPKEVVEQNKKLKAETEEKLLKISKELDSLKNL